tggccggtatagctgcttccctccccatcagagaagccattctattgcctATCCATGTACAAGCCAATCCCTCTGTCGCAGAAAATTCCACTTGCAACTCCATTGAAGCAGACCAAGCGGATGATCAAGAATGGACGCATaatattgcagaatatctccggacaggaactttacccgaagatcctaaacgagcgcacaaaatccgggtgcgtttcaccctgattggggggcacctgtacaagcgatctttcacagggccttatcttcgctgtcttgggcattcagaggcccagtaCGTGTTAGCTGAGTTACATGAAGGAGtatgcggaaatcatacgggaggacgatccctagcacatagagctcattcacaaggatactactggccaacaatgaagaaagacgcggcaacatatgtccaaaaatgtgataaatgtcaaaaatacgctcccattccacatatacCATCAATCGCATTAAAATCGGTCTCAAgcccatggcctttcgcgcagtggggcatggacatagtgggacccctcccagcagcacccgcccaaaagaaattccttcttgtcgccactgattacttcagtaaatgggtagaagctgaagcatatgcaagcatcaaagataaagatgttaccaagttcgtatggaagaacattgtttgccgtTATGggattccccaaatcatcatagctgacaacggtccacaatttgacagcattgcattcaggaatttctgttcggaattgaatatccggaattcatactccacgccacgttatcctcaaagcaatggccaggcggaagccacaaacaaaactctagtCAATGCCTTGAAGAAAAGGCTGGAGCGAGCCAAAGGGAGGTGGGTGGAGGaactacccggcgtcctgtgggcctatcggaccacacccggacgaccaacaggaaatactccttttgccctcacatatggaatggatgcagtcattcccactgaaataggtcttcctactatccggactgatgCAGCAAAGCAAAAAGATGCCGACacggaactaggaagaaatttggactgggcagacgaagtcagagaaagcgcatccatccggatggcagattatcaacaaagagcatcagcgcattacaatcgaaaagtcaggcccagaaacttcaaaaatggtacgctagtacttagaaaagtttttgaaaatactgctgaagtaggcgcaggaaaattccaagccaattgggaaggaccctacatagtgtctaaggcaaatgaaaatggagcctatcatttacaaaagctagatggcactccgttactcagaccatggaatgtgtttaatttaaagcagtattatcagTAGAAAGTGTACacaagtgcaaatgagaaagaagtaagttttattgatatgagtaaatgtaaattacaaagagacatccggaccacaaaaatatacagaaggaaaaattacagcagaaaaattgcaagaagagataaactatcagggagcaggtttctcatggagcttcttttcttcacttggaggaattgaaggggtatctcgctttataccgttcttcttcatgcagcagcgatacccaaagataaatgtatcatccacttgtctctggtaatccgctgcaagttcctccctttccacagcaaactcccgttcaagttcctctttttgcacatccagacgcagctgcaagtcttccttctgcttcttttcattcaaaacttCTGTCCGGAGTCGACTCAATTCATCCCTTAGCCGGGCTACCTCACCCTCCGCCTCATGAAGGCGGCCCGCAGTTGATTCTTCTTGACCCTTTGCCTCAGCCAACTCCACccggagggcttcattttcctctcgcatggtggatagactggcctcagcctcctccattctcagacgcagttgattttcaatctcttggtgCCGAGAGGAGAAGGTCTTCATATAGTCTGCGGTCTGCAGCAGCTGAGTAAAAAGAGCGTGTTGTTGAGACATGCTGCGGAGGCCCCTCACCAGCTAacacacaaacaagaaaagcaaaaacataaatcatactacaacaaacacatcagtgcaacaaaaagtcaaaaagcaaaaacacaagaCAGCGGCGtaccgtttctatcatatcaaacatcttagcagagggcttgatggctttccagtcaggagtaatctgctttaacttagcttccaactccgcgtagctgaaagggctagcgGGAGCGGCATCATCAGCAGATTCCTCCTCGGATGAGGAAGGAGAGGGTAGCTCGTGTCCCGGAATCGGAGCCCCCATATTTTCGTCCGGGCACATAGGTCCGGATGCATCCTCAGCCGGAATTATTGCCGGAACGGCTGAGGTCTCAGTAgccatctccacctcgcctccatccggatgagcgtcatgagcagaagcgcagctaatttcaatctcttgctgccgctcttgaagccgcTCAAAGAGTCCGGACTGTAGATCGCGCGTCAAACGCGGCTTCTTGAGGGGAGGCCCTTTCACCAGGACTATAGCCAGGCGATCCGGGTcgtcggaaggctgactttggctttctgcccccgcttcctccaacggggCCGTTTCAGCTGCATCCGGATTGAGGTTGCCCGGATGGTTgatagatgcagcttcctcagccacgttGGCTAGACGCGCAGCCGCGACTAAGGAGGGACCTGAGTGATTCAACCCCGACATGCGCCCggggccgcttgagatagagtgcggagcagcatttactggctcctctatcattacttccccctcataggtagtttgtggaggaggaaactccttgggaggagtgggttccttcgcatccttcccatgcttcttcaccagcttccccCTTTTTCCTGAAGTTTTCTTCGGAGGGGAGTCCGGACCCcgcttctgtccgggagccttccggatagtgccttcaGTCTTTTTCTGATCTCTATCCTCCAGGAGCTTTCGCCGCCTTTCAGCGTCAGCTTCTTTAGCTTCCTGATAGAGGGGGAGCTCTTTCActgtataatgctccccaggcactatctcATCCTTTGCCAATTTCCTAGGAAGGATgttgataacatattcctggggctcccggacgacctCTGTCAAATTCCGCGCCGAGAgcaatgttttgtaggccctctccttgggatctatttcaaataatttgcagACACAGGCAAAGGAtgccttttccacccaatccacaaggtggcccctcaattccaaacctgcattgtcagcaacaaaaggtgagaattcCGCCCGGAAAGATCTGGAAAAATCAGCAAAGCAAAAtctggataaaaaaaaaaaaaaaaaaaaaaaaaaaaaaatcgcaaaACAAGATTACCCGGAATTTTTAGGGTATAATTCGGAGAAAAAGGCCTCGACGGATGCTGCGATAGCCCCGCCCATCCACCCCAGACtgccaccagccccttcgcccctccctttgtcgaatctggcagttctgtcaccatttgaagggagggcaggtgagcggacacactgaagatatcattctttgctttcttcagggaatagacaaagaacacttcCAGTAGCGTCAGGTCGAGGCTGTACAGCATgttgatgatgctgcatcccatcagcacccggacaaggttgggGTGAATAAAGATAGGGGGAATttgagagaagtggaggaattccttgaacaacgccggcagagggaaccggagccccgcgttgaattgttcctttgtgaagaggataGCGTTTTTTCCACCTTTCTCAGTAGGCATAGCCGCCTCCTCGTTCACCAGGTCTATCAACACGTCATGGGGGATCAGGAATCGCTCCCGGAACTCCTTCGCATTTAATTTGTCTATCGCCTTTTCGCTAGCCTCGCTGACCCGGACAGACGAAACAgtcttttttggagccatttcttaccacaaagccaAAGCAA
This region of Vitis vinifera cultivar Pinot Noir 40024 chromosome 5, ASM3070453v1 genomic DNA includes:
- the LOC132253796 gene encoding uncharacterized protein LOC132253796, with protein sequence MAPKKTVSSVRVSEASEKAIDKLNAKEFRERFLIPHDVLIDLVNEEAAMPTEKGGKNAILFTKEQFNAGLRFPLPALFKEFLHFSQIPPIFIHPNLVRVLMGCSIINMLYSLDLTLLEVFFVYSLKKAKNDIFSVSAHLPSLQMVTELPDSTKGGAKGLVAVWGGWAGLSQHPSRPFSPNYTLKIPGLELRGHLVDWVEKASFACVCKLFEIDPKERAYKTLLSARNLTEVVREPQEYVINILPRKLAKDEIVPGEHYTVKELPLYQEAKEADAERRRKLLEDRDQKKTEGTIRKAPGQKRGPDSPPKKTSGKRGKLVKKHGKDAKEPTPPKEFPPPQTTYEGEVMIEEPVNAAPHSISSGPGRMSGLNHSGPSLVAAARLANVAEEAASINHPGNLNPDAAETAPLEEAGAESQSQPSDDPDRLAIVLVKGPPLKKPRLTRDLQSGLFERLQERQQEIEISCASAHDAHPDGGEVEMATETSAVPAIIPAEDASGPMCPDENMGAPIPGHELPSPSSSEEESADDAAPASPFSYAELEAKLKQITPDWKAIKPSAKMFDMIETLVRGLRSMSQQHALFTQLLQTADYMKTFSSRHQEIENQLRLRMEEAEASLSTMREENEALRVELAEAKGQEESTAGRLHEAEGEVARLRDELSRLRTEVLNEKKQKEDLQLRLDVQKEELEREFAVEREELAADYQRQVDDTFIFGYRCCMKKNGIKRDTPSIPPSEEKKLHEKPAP